The sequence TCCATTGGCTAGCCCGGCCATGACGGCCTGCAGGCCCCGGGAATGCTGCTCCAGGAGGTTCATGGTCAGGATGGCTGCAGGCATCTGCACCGTCCACAGCCTCTTACCCTGGGAGGGAATAGCCAGGTGTCTTCAGGGGTCTTAGGGGTTAGAATGGACAGAGGGGGTGGCTAGAATTGCTGGGAAGGGGACCTGGGAGACAtgcatggaggggtgggggtgggtgcttGCCCGGAGGCCATACCTTGTGGGTGAAGCCATGCAGGCTGTCTTGGTTGCTGCCCACCACCAGGACCTTGTGGACCCGGACAAGCCCCACAGGCTGGGCGCTCAGCTCGATGCAGTACTTGGGGCACTTGGAGTCTCTGTGGAGTAGAGAGACTCTCCTAGCCCAGAGAAaccctctctctcccctggcTTACCCTCCTCTTTCTAAGCCCCATAGACTATCCTGGAAGGAACCTTGGCCCCAAAGCAGAGGACTGTGGTATTCTTCCCACCTGTACCTCtcaatagctgtgtgaccttgaggaacATGAAGTGTGTCCTCCTTCCTGGCCGCCCCCCCACCTTCACTACAGGGATCTGTGTGATGACCTGGCAGTTGACTGTTTACAGCGAGTGGAGCCAGATGTAGTGCCAGTGGACTTAGGCACTTTAGTAATTTATCAGAACAGCTCGGAGTTGTTGTGTAATTGCACTGCTTCCATGTCCTGACCTctgaatctctttctctctcttttaaaaaatatattgttattaatttcacagaggaagggagagggagagatggaaacatcaatgatgagagagaatcattgatcggctgccttccacacgccccctactggggattaagcccacaaccccaggcatgtgcccttgactggaatcgaacccgggacccttcagtccacaggctgacactctatccactgagcaaaaccggctagggctgaatcTATTTCTCTTACCCAGAAAGTAGGGGTAGTTCCTGCCTACCAATCACAGGCCATGGCCCATTTTCTTCATCACCAAGTCTGGGCCAACGTCATGTCCCAGCTGAGGCCCTCCCACCGGTCCCTGGGCCTCCTGCCAATCTACCCTCCACGCAGCAGAGTAATCTTTTAAATGTGTAAATGGATCATGTCATTCTTCTGAGTAAAATCCCACAGCAGCTTTCCACTAGGCTTCAGATAAAACCCAAAATCTTGACCACATCCAAATGGGTCCTGCATGAGCCAACCTGGTCTTCACGTCGTTTCTGCCCACCCTCCTCCGTGCCCACCTCGCTTGAGCAGCATATGCCAGTGTCTCCCCACCTGAGGTTCTTAGTTCTCTCTGCCAACACTCCTCCTGCACTTTGTGACAAACTGGCCCCTTCCTCACCTTCACATCATTTCCACAGACAGGCATTTGCTGACCACCTTGACCCCATTATTTCTTCCCACTGAGCCTGTATTTTCCCTCCACTGCATGTATCCAATTTGCAATATTATCTTGGTTTGTTGACTTTAATATCTATCTTCCCATATGGGTAGGAACtgtgttcattttgttcatcaataCCTTATACAATGCTTAAGTAGGTGCTCAAAAACatctctcaattaaaaaaatgaatgttgtAAGGAATATCAAACTACCCACTGTAAAGTGTCTCATACCTATAAAACAATATAACACATATgagagactatttttatttcttccaattTCTGACTGCATTGCTTATGTGCTTCAGCCACCCAGCTGGTCTCTCACTTCACCAACCCCCGTCACACAAGCCTCCAGATACCCCCTGGGCTCCTGGTTCAGCCTCCTATGTGCACATCTCAGCTCTTTCCATTCCCCAATTCCAGCCCCAAGCCCCCTCAGAAACTGCCAGGTATCTGAGATGTTCTCTCTAGCCCGAGACCACGTGTGGCTACCTTCTCAGGATGTAGATGTTCCCATTGCGGCAGGCAGCGGCAAGCCGGAACTCCACATCGAACTGGCCAGAAGCCTCCAGGAAGACGGGGACGCTGGGTAGGTTCATCTGCGAAGAAGAGGCTCAAACATCCCATTTCTCTGGAGCCCCAGTCCTTCCCTACCTTGAAGGGACCGACTCCTCTTTATCTGAAATCCCAACTTCCTCACGCATACCCAGCTGGTCAGTTTAAACTCGTACAATTTTTCTGGAGGGAAACTGAGCAACATGTAGCACAAGCCTTTGACTAAACTACGCCACTTCTAGGAATGCAGCCTAAGGAAATATTTAGACAAGCATGCAGAGACATTTGGGCAGGAATGCCTAGTGCAGTGGTGTTAATAGTGAAAACTATTATTGGAAAACAACTTAAACCCACAATAGGTGACGGGGTAAGTAAAAGTGGTGAATCTATGAAATGGATACTGCGAGGCCTTTGAAAAGGAGGATGTGGTTTTATATAGATGTGGAAAGACACTGATGAGCTACTGCTACGTGAAAAGAGCAAGTTATACGATCCTGTACCACAAggccatttttgtaaaaaaaaaaaatatatatagttatatatctatatctaagtATGAAAATGTCAGGAAAGACATATGATGAAACTTTAATGGTAAATGTCTGTAGTGGTgggatttctttatatattttttctttatgctgatctatattttataatttttcatgtaTTACCAAGAACTGGGAGCGGGAGATGtggggggacagagggagggaatgCAGCCTGGGCCTCAGGTGTTCTGTTTCAGGCCCCACACTGACCGTGGCCAAAGTGGTGAAGGCCTCTGGGTCCAGCACCAGGAGCTCCCTGTTCTCAGTGCCCAGCACCAAGCATGACACAGCATCTTCGTCGGCCAGGTTCTTCTTTAAGGTGGTCATGGTGGTGATGACTGTCTGCAGAAGGGCTCCACGGGTCAGTCCGGATCCCCACACACCATTCTCCCCATTCACCCCCAAGAAACcacaggagggaagaaagaggataAAACAGGAGGAAGAGTATAGAGGGGCAAAAGAAGATTTATGTACAAAGGTGTTTAGTGCAACAAACCTCACTTTCTAACAAAAGAAGGTtgtctaagtcagtgatggcgaacctatgacacgtgtgtcagaggtaacacgcgaactcatttttttggttgatttttctttgttaaatggcatataaatatcaaaaatataagtctttgttttactatggttgcaaatataaaaaaatttctttatgtgacacggcaccagagttaagttagagtttttcaaaatgctgacacgccgagctcaaaaggtttgccatcactggtctaagtaAATTATGAACTATCCATATGATCCTAAACCatgcagtcatttaaaaaatcacattttaaaagaagattcAAAGATAGGGAGAATACTTCTAATGTATTAAgagaaaaaataggtaaaaagTTACATTAGTAtaatctcagtttttaaaaatgaatagaaaaacaTGCTGAAAGGCTAAAGCCTTAAATACTAAGACTGGTTATCTCTGGACAACAAGCTCACAGGTGCTATTTAATTTCTCAGTGTGCTTATCTGTAATTTCTACAGTGGGCACATGTTCCTTTGTCATTGTGATCggagagaaaacaaaagagaagggGATGACCCCTTTTTAGGAATTTCTCCTATGGAAATATTTTAGCAGGACCAAATGTTTCTTTGAATAAAGCTGCTCACTGTGATtatctttcccccccccccccatatatttttattgatttcagggaggaagggagagggaaggatagatagaaacattaatgatgagaaggaatcattgatggactatctcctgcacgccccctactaaggatcaagcccacaaccggggcatgtgcccttgaccggaatcgaacccgggacccttcagtcctcaggccgacgctctatccactgagccaaaccggctagggctgtgtgATTATCTTTAAGATTACAAGCTGAGTGGAAGGAGAAAGGTTACAGAAGTATGGAACTTAGTGGCTCCCAATCATGTACCCATGACACACTTAGAAAGCTTGCCCTCTGCCCCAAAACTGCATCTTTTGAGCAACGATTCCCTTCCTGGTTTTAGAAGGACTCAAAGATATTGGCAGCTGTGGATCTGAGCTGCTGACTAGCAGGAGAGAACATGCTTCTCACAGAATTGGTCTAAGACTAGCCAACGGCTGAGGGCTGTGTTGATCAACATGTTTGGCTCAAGTGACCTCATGGCTCCCATGAggcttttttaaaatgcagagaaCAGCTCTAGGAGTCTGTCCCTGGACTCAGGGTCAGCCCCCAGGCCAGGAGCCAATAGAGTTCATCAGTGAATGGGTTCATCAATAAAGCAATTAAAAGTATAACTAAGAAAAAAACTATGAAGTGAATAAAAGGGACACATTTCTTGTTCAATGAGTTGCAGGTGGCTAGTTATATAAACACTGAATGACATaatgaaaaatcaattaaataatcCAGGGCCACTAAAACCATAgttcttaaattatttaatgttCAAAATATGTCATGTTACTCAAGGGAAACAGGATAGAAAAGTGTATTTATGAAGGAAATGTACCAAAACAAGAAGAGCAAGTACCTCAGGTAGactgtagtcatttctatttctcctttatacttttcttttccaaatgttCTCTTATGAGAACATATTACCTTTACCCTCACGACAATGAAAGCTCCATAAAGTTATATAACTATAAGTCAAGCCAAAGCTGTCACTTGACTGGAAAAGCAGAGGGCCTGCCGCTTTGTGACCATATCTATGAGGCAGGATTGGAAGGGAAACTGCAAAATGAAACTAGTCAGGTCTGGTTGTAGAATTGACCACTGATGTTAAACAATGACCATATTTTTAATGGAGAAATGACGACAAGGGGCATTACCTGACGTTTGATGGCCTTGGACTTGTGCTGGCTCACGAATGCCTCCATTTCACTCAGCTCCAGCTGCAGAAACCTGGAGAGAACATGCAGCCGCGTGCCCTGGGCCTGGCGATCCACCGGCCACTCAGCACTCACTGCCCCTGGAGCTGCCGGAGCCCAGGCCCTCAGAGGGCCCTTACCTGAGCGACTGTACAGACAACGGCAcctctgccttctccctgagAAGAGAGGGGCAATCATGGCAGGTTTAGTTGAGGAACAGAGCCCCGGGGTTCGACCAAGAGCTCTGGGATGAAAGAGTCGGAGaggagggcggggtgggaggtggaggaaggggaggtgggcTCTCACCGGATGTCTTCCAGCATCTCCTTCAGGGTCACGGGGTCGATCCGGTCCTATAACAGCATAGGAAGGAGGGAAAGCCTGTGAACTCCAGAGCCAGGCAGAGAAGGAGGATGCCCCAGTGGCTGCCATCTTTGCCTTCTTGTTCCCATCCCCACATCACTTACCTCTTTGGCTTGGTTCCAAAGATCTTCTTCTAGGGGGTTTGCAGGCAACTGGGGCAGGCTGAACTTGAAGTAGGGCCTAAGATTCTTATACACATACACGCAAGGGCCGGAAGCAAGTGCCAGAGCTGGTGTTCGCGGCTCATGGTGGTCCTTGAGGAAGGTGGCAGCAGCGGCCGGTAGCTCAGGCAGTGGGCTTTCAGTCAGTACTCGGGGTCCTTTGAGCACCTTCAGGCGGGGCTGCTGCCCGCCCGGGCCAAGGTCCCCCACCACCAGCTGTAAAGAGAGGCAGCTTACTCCAGGCTCAGGGCCTAAAGACCTTGCCCCGGACCCTCTTCTTGGGCTCAGTCCTTTTGCTGGtgatcattcattcactcccaCCCAACAGCAAATGCTCTGTGATAAGGCTTgcaagctctgtgaccttgggaaagttgctTAAACTTCCTGTGCCTGTTTTCCCACCAGCAAAATGGGTCTATCAACTTCATGACACTTGTAGTGAAAATCAAATGGATAATGAGTTACAGAACATGGCGAGTCCTAGTGAGGAGTAGGTGGCAGCTCACGTTTGCattattcattcagtaaacatttcagggcctgctccctgccaggcactattctagacaCTGGGACGGTGGCCGAGGTCCGTGGGGCACTGGAAACTCTGGGCTTCTGACGCCTGACTTCCAAATGGGAACACAGCTAAGGAAGCAGAAGCAAGCACTCAGAGCAGAATGTGCTCTGTGGGTGCAGGGAACAAAACCAAGCTCTTcagtctgtttttttgttttgttattctttaATTCTCATCCGAGGATgtgtttagagaggaagggagagaaaaagagaatgagagagagaaacattgatgtgaaagagaaacaccaattggccatccccccacacacatgccccaacctggaatcgaacctgcaacctgggtatgtgccctgattgggaattgaacccacaaccttttggtgtacaggatgatgctccaaccgagaCAGGGCCAGTCTTCATTTTTCACCCTCCAACCCATACTCCATGCCACTGCAGCTGCCATGCAAGCCCATTCTCCTGACGAGGCCTTCAAGGCTCTCTGATCTAGCTCCCAATTTGTTCACCATCACCTTCGCACCCATGCTATGCTCCAGCCAGAATGGGGGCTGCCACAGAACGTCTCGATTCCGAGCATGTACAGTGCACCAGGAGCCACGCCAGGAATTCCATTTAATCTTCTCAACACCATATGAGGTAGGTGTTACTGTTAGCCCCATGTCACAAATGAGAAGGCTGTGGCTTAGCGCGATTATGTAAATGTTCACACAGCTCGTATGTGGTAGACCTGGAACTGGAACCTAGTCTGTCTGAATCCGAAGCCAGTGGCCTTAACTACTATTTTACATTGGCCTCAACTTCTAACTCCAAAACTCCTCTTTCCAAGTACGCTGTGAACTTCCAAGCCTCTGCGCCTCTGCCTGGGGTGCTGGGttgctctcccctcctctctcctgtgcATTCTTCATACACTTCCTTCACCCTTCAAAAGGCAGTTCACATGTGACTGCCTCCTGGTGCCTCCAGAGAGCTTTCATTATCCTCTCCCTGGTGCTCCCACAATACTTTCCATGTGTTCTATTGTAGCACCCATCATTTCCCCACAAATAGTTATCAAGTACCTaatttgtgccaggcactgggttagATGTTGGGAATCAACAGTAAGCAAACTAGTCATTAAAAAAGGCATCACGCCAAAGcatttaacattttacatttgttAGCGGATCAGATTTCTCCACACTTCACTGCTGTAAACTCAATGCCAAGCACACACTGGGTGTTCAGTCTGTATCTCCTCCAGACTGTACACTGATTCATTTCTGAGTTTACTGTCTGCACAatggctggcacacagtaggggtTCACTGTATGCTTGTTGAATTGCTAAGTGCATTACATATAGGAATTTGGGGTCAAAAGGCAACAAATCCTACCGCACTTTCCATGTATCCTTGAGCCGCCCACCTAATGCGCCCATTGTGGGTTCACTGCCCAGGACAAAGGTTGAGCTAAATAGTGgaacaaataaataacagaatCCGACAGGCCCAGGTCTGCCGCTTTCTACAAACTCAGTAaacttagcctctctgagtccATTTCCCCATTAACAAGATGGGGATCAGTAATATCTAAGTATGTGAAAATGCCTCAAAGAGGGTCTAGTCCAGAAATGGATACTTAATATATGTTAACTTCCCATCCTATcggggcatgtacgggaggcaaccaatcaatgtttctctttctctctcccttcccttctctctctctctaaaaaaaaaaaaaaagttctggggtgagaactaactaaataaaaacctgtgcctttaaaattatttatttctatgtttacattttatttacctttatgtttatgtatttatttttaaatatatatacatttttaaaatttatttcagagaagaagggagagggagatagaaacatccatattgagagaatcattaattggctgcctactgcatgccccctactggggatcgagcccacgacccaggcaGGCCTCaacttggttcatgggtcaacgggctatttttatgtttaaaattaaatttcaacctttttattatggaaaaatttcAGTCACAGACAAAAGTAGACAGACTCATATAATGAacccatcacccagc is a genomic window of Myotis daubentonii chromosome 9, mMyoDau2.1, whole genome shotgun sequence containing:
- the BBS1 gene encoding Bardet-Biedl syndrome 1 protein isoform X2, encoding MAAASPLNFDGGKAESNEASSKWLDAHYDPLANIHTFSACLALADLHGDGEYKLVVGDLGPGGQQPRLKVLKGPRVLTESPLPELPAAAATFLKDHHEPRTPALALASGPCVYVYKNLRPYFKFSLPQLPANPLEEDLWNQAKEDRIDPVTLKEMLEDIREKAEVPLSVQSLRFLQLELSEMEAFVSQHKSKAIKRQTVITTMTTLKKNLADEDAVSCLVLGTENRELLVLDPEAFTTLATMNLPSVPVFLEASGQFDVEFRLAAACRNGNIYILRRDSKCPKYCIELSAQPVGLVRVHKVLVVGSNQDSLHGFTHKGKRLWTVQMPAAILTMNLLEQHSRGLQAVMAGLANGEVRIYHDKTLLNVIRTPDAVTSLCFGRFGREDNTLIMTTRGGGLIIKILKRTAVFVEGGGELGPPPAQATKLSVPRKTRLYVDQTLREREAGTAMHRTFQTDLYLLRLRAARAYVQALESSLSPVSATAREPLKLHAVVQGLGPTFKLTLHLQNTSTARPILGLLICFLYNEALYALPRAFFKVPLLVPGLSYPLETFVESLSDKGISDIIKVLVLREGQSTPLLSAHINMPVSEGLAAA
- the BBS1 gene encoding Bardet-Biedl syndrome 1 protein isoform X1 codes for the protein MAAASPLNFDGGKAESNEASSKWLDAHYDPLANIHTFSACLALADLHGDGEYKLVVGDLGPGGQQPRLKVLKGPRVLTESPLPELPAAAATFLKDHHEPRTPALALASGPCVYVYKNLRPYFKFSLPQLPANPLEEDLWNQAKEDRIDPVTLKEMLEDIREKAEVPLSVQSLRFLQLELSEMEAFVSQHKSKAIKRQTVITTMTTLKKNLADEDAVSCLVLGTENRELLVLDPEAFTTLATMNLPSVPVFLEASGQFDVEFRLAAACRNGNIYILRRRVSLLHRDSKCPKYCIELSAQPVGLVRVHKVLVVGSNQDSLHGFTHKGKRLWTVQMPAAILTMNLLEQHSRGLQAVMAGLANGEVRIYHDKTLLNVIRTPDAVTSLCFGRFGREDNTLIMTTRGGGLIIKILKRTAVFVEGGGELGPPPAQATKLSVPRKTRLYVDQTLREREAGTAMHRTFQTDLYLLRLRAARAYVQALESSLSPVSATAREPLKLHAVVQGLGPTFKLTLHLQNTSTARPILGLLICFLYNEALYALPRAFFKVPLLVPGLSYPLETFVESLSDKGISDIIKVLVLREGQSTPLLSAHINMPVSEGLAAA